Proteins from a genomic interval of Vanessa atalanta chromosome 28, ilVanAtal1.2, whole genome shotgun sequence:
- the LOC125074615 gene encoding LIM domain-binding protein 2 isoform X2: MPVALGSLGGEGEYREYHHLSPHHPHHHPHPHPQHHQLQYEYAPPPPPPLYHPIPDPYYRRHAPYFGQPDYRVYELNKRLQQRTEDSDNLWWDAFATEFFEDDATLTLTFCLEDGPKRYTIGRTLIPRYFRSIYEGGVSELYYTMRQPKESFHNTSITLDCDHCTMVTHHGKPMFTKVCTEGRLILEFTFDDLMRIKSWHLAVRAHRELIPRQAVHPPDHAALDQLAKNITRQGITNSTLNYLRLCVILEPMQELMSRHKAYALSPRDCLKTTLFQKWQRMVAPPESQRPASKRRKRKGSAGANAAPPAPAKKRSPGPNFSLASQDVMVVGEPSLMGGEFGDEDERLITRLENTQYEGEGVEWSNPPPASPAKTPPGNH, from the exons ATGCCGGTGGCGCTGGGCTCGCTCGGCGGCGAGGGCGAGTACCGCGAGTACCACCACCTCTCGCCGCACCATCCTCACCACCACCCGCACCCGCATCCGCAGCACCATCAGCTGCAGTATGAGtacgcgccgccgccgccgccgccgctctacCACCCTATACCGGACCCTTATTATag gAGGCACGCACCCTACTTCGGGCAGCCGGACTACAGAGTATATGAACTCAACAAACGGTTACAACAGAGAACAGAG GACTCGGATAACCTTTGGTGGGACGCGTTCGCGACGGAGTTCTTCGAAGACGACGCGACCCTCACTCTCACATTCTGTTTAGAAGATGGACCTAAAAGATACA caaTAGGAAGGACGCTGATACCGCGGTACTTCCGTAGTATATACGAGGGCGGAGTCTCAGAGCTGTACTACACGATGAGACAGCCCAAGGAATCCTTCCACAATACGAGCATCACGCTCGATTGCGACCATTGCACCATGGTCACGCATCACGGGAAACCTATGTTCACTAAA GTGTGCACGGAGGGGCGGCTGATCCTGGAGTTCACGTTCGACGACCTGATGCGCATCAAGTCGTGGCACCTGGCCGTGCGCGCGCACCGCGAGCTGATCCCGCGCCAGGCCGTGCACCCGCCCGACCACGCCGCGCTCGACCAGCTCGCCAAGAACATCACGCGCCAGGGCATCACCAACTCCACGCTCAACTACCTCAGG TTATGCGTAATTCTGGAACCGATGCAGGAGCTTATGTCCCGACACAAGGCGTACGCGCTCTCCCCCCGGGACTGCCTCAAGACGACGCTCTTCCAGAAGTGGCAGAGGATGGTCGCGCCGCCGG AGTCGCAGCGGCCGGCGAGCAAGCGACGCAAGCGCAAGGGCAGCGCCGGCGCCAacgccgcgccccccgcgcccgccaAGAAACGATCCCCCGGACCCAACTTCAGCCTCGCCTCGCAg GACGTGATGGTGGTCGGTGAGCCGTCGCTGATGGGCGGCGAGTTCGGAGACGAGGACGAGCGACTCATCACGAGGCTCGAGAACACTCAGTACGAGGGGGAGGGCGTCGAGTGGAGCAACCCCCCGCCCGCCTCGCCCGCCAAAACACCCCCCGGCAACCACTGA
- the LOC125074650 gene encoding translocon-associated protein subunit delta codes for MVTKYLLTVLAIAISGSLAESCQNPQVEAASFTSLDATIVTHIAYITEFTLKCDNPLPENYALYAEVEGKPLTAARIAENRYQVSWTEEPAKARSGVHEVLVFDEEGWASLRRARRSDPAVNVAPLLAIQLQHPGSYSGPWVNSEVLATALSIIVAYTALRNKSKILA; via the exons ATggtcacaaaatatttattaacagttcTCGCAATTGCTATCAGCGGTTCATTGGCAGAAAGCTGCCAGAATCCCCAAGTCGAAGCTGCATCATTCACGAGTTTGGATGCCACCATCGTCACCCATATAGCATATATTACAGAATTTACGTTGAAATGTGATAACCCTCTGCCCGAAAACTACGCGCTGTACGCTGAGGTTGAAGGGAAACCATTGACAGCGGCGCGCATTGCCGAAAATAGATATCAG GTCTCATGGACTGAGGAACCAGCTAAGGCACGTTCTGGTGTCCACGAAGTCCTTGTCTTCGATGAAGAGGGCTGGGCATCCCTACGCAGAGCTCGCCGCAGTGACCCAGCTGTTAATGTTGCCCCACTACTGGCCATTCAATTGCAGCATCCCGGAA GCTACTCCGGTCCCTGGGTGAACTCTGAAGTACTTGCAACTGCTCTATCTATCATTGTTGCGTACACCGCTCTCAGAAACAAAAGCAAAATTCTAGCTTAG
- the LOC125074663 gene encoding cytochrome c oxidase assembly factor 4 homolog, mitochondrial — protein sequence MTVKPREKVDGDDDPVESMLKKAGCLDLHYKVQECINTTKDWRKCQTEVNDFKTCITKHKDEMIRLKN from the exons aTGACTGTGAAACCGAGAGAGAAAGTAGACGGTGATGACGATCCCGTGGAGTCGATGTTAAAAAAAGCAGGTTGCTTAGATTTACATTATAAAGTTCAG gAATGCATAAATACTACGAAGGATTGGAGAAAATGTCAAACAGAAGTAAATGATTTCAAAACATGTATCACGAAACACAAAGATGAAAtgattagattaaaaaattaa
- the LOC125074620 gene encoding methyltransferase-like protein 17, mitochondrial, producing MFRKIKFSQLSAIYTNYSTRVEIDAGLRENFDTKQFKPRNHPGRSQYKVGVIPPDIQKAIKLILHDSEAKTYHEDSIKLNNYLHSRLLPPEEDEIRAKAAKIHSSVSNKVFSKIDKELTQEEIETQNRKINTTVFNVLKKNVYRWGSISYDKPTCLQYLMTRAAPEYAILIRVFDEIKRRLPDFKPRSFFDFGSGIGTGTWAVNTFWKGDIFEYFTVDTSTHMNDLSRLILCQGRDNVEMPFKAYFQRQFLPASTDLKYDIVLSAFSLFELPNMKSRLETIQKLWNKTENFLIIVEHGTNAGFRVVNEAREFVLNSAKNKGYAFAPCPNDNVCPRYLEQKTPCNFLMKYESLAYVSKTEVVADLFSYVILRKGPRPTDDAQWPRIVRAPIVRSGHTVCRLCTSQGDLKEIIFSKGKYDQTTYRCARSSNWGDVLPVK from the coding sequence atgtttagaAAAATTAAGTTCTCACAATTATCTGCGATATATACAAACTATTCAACTAGAGTCGAAATCGACGCAGGCCTTCGAGAAAACTTCGATACAAAACAATTCAAACCTCGAAATCATCCAGGTAGATCCCAATATAAAGTTGGCGTAATTCCTCCCGATATTCAAAAggcaataaaacttattttacatgATTCAGAAGCGAAAACTTATCACGAAGATAGCATTAAGTTAAACAATTACCTACATTCTCGCTTGTTGCCGCCAGAGGAAGACGAAATACGAGCAAAAGCAGCTAAAATACACAGCAGTGTTTCAAACAAAGTATTTTCGAAAATTGACAAAGAATTGACGCAAGAAGAAATCGAAACACAAAATAGGAAAATAAACACAACAGTCTTTAATGTTTTAAAGAAGAATGTGTATCGATGGGGCAGTATTTCATATGATAAACCAACTTGTCTACAGTATTTAATGACGAGAGCTGCTCCCGAGTATGCGATCCTGATACGTGTATTCGACGAGATAAAAAGACGATTGCCAGATTTCAAGCCTAGAAGTTTCTTTGACTTCGGATCCGGTATCGGTACAGGAACATGGGCGGTAAATACATTTTGGAAGGGagacatttttgaatatttcacaGTCGACACTTCGACACACATGAATGATTTGTCTCGGCTCATACTTTGCCAGGGACGAGACAATGTAGAAATGCCATTCAAAGCTTACTTCCAAAGACAATTTTTGCCAGCGtctacagatttaaaatatgatatagttCTATCTGCATTCTCATTATTCGAATTGCCGAACATGAAAAGTCGTTTAGAGACGATACAGAAATTGTGGAACAAAACTGAAAACTTCTTAATAATTGTTGAGCATGGCACTAATGCGGGATTCAGAGTGGTTAATGAAGCTAgagaatttgtattaaattcagCGAAAAACAAAGGCTATGCATTCGCTCCCTGCCCTAACGACAATGTCTGCCCTAGATACTTAGAACAAAAAACCCCTTGTAATTTTCTAATGAAGTATGAGTCATTGGCTTATGTTTCAAAGACTGAAGTTGTTGctgatttattttcatatgtaaTACTCAGGAAAGGTCCTCGACCAACCGATGATGCACAGTGGCCTAGAATAGTCAGAGCTCCGATTGTCCGATCGGGTCACACGGTGTGCAGATTGTGTACATCGCAAGGTGACTTgaaggaaataatattttcaaaagggAAATACGATCAAACAACGTATAGATGTGCGAGATCGAGCAACTGGGGAGATGTTTTAcctgtcaaataa